AGTAGTTATATTTATGATCTCAAACCTATATCTAAGCCCCCTTGTCCTAGCCTCATCAAGCTCGAGCCTCACAGAGATCTCGTCTCCCCATCTAAGAGGACTTCTAAACCTAGCATGCACCTCAATCCTAGGAAGCATTCTATGTATCTCAGACAGCCCCTTAGACCTATATAGATCCTCCTCAGCCCTCTCAACAATTCTGAGGATGCTTGAGAAATGGGCTATACCAGCTGCATCAGTCTCAGACCAGTAGATCCTATA
This DNA window, taken from Sulfolobales archaeon, encodes the following:
- a CDS encoding hotdog domain-containing protein, whose protein sequence is MPFEARYRIYWSETDAAGIAHFSSILRIVERAEEDLYRSKGLSEIHRMLPRIEVHARFRSPLRWGDEISVRLELDEARTRGLRYRFEIINITT